A single Saccharolobus shibatae B12 DNA region contains:
- a CDS encoding 6-hydroxymethylpterin diphosphokinase MptE-like protein yields MNFYKIVRSWFGFKERDDYISASILNYLVNKEYDESELRDIIKGREIAVVGASPQLDKINKIEEDVIIAADGATNYLINIGVIPDIVVTDLDGLQTFHKNPIYVVLAHGDNISLLPKVKEMDKVIPNSQVMPFGRLKLYGGFTDGDRAVVLAKYMGARKIRLYAMDFESGIIGKYSKPYYKRDVPASMIKRKKLEIARMIIEQVLNYDE; encoded by the coding sequence TTGAACTTTTATAAAATAGTAAGGAGTTGGTTCGGATTTAAAGAAAGGGATGACTATATTTCTGCATCAATACTAAACTATCTAGTAAACAAGGAGTACGATGAGTCTGAATTAAGAGACATAATTAAGGGAAGGGAAATTGCAGTAGTTGGAGCAAGTCCTCAGTTGGATAAAATAAATAAGATTGAAGAGGACGTTATAATAGCTGCGGATGGTGCCACAAACTATCTCATAAATATAGGAGTTATCCCTGATATTGTGGTAACTGATTTGGATGGTCTTCAAACTTTCCATAAAAACCCGATATACGTAGTGTTGGCTCATGGTGATAATATCAGTTTACTACCTAAGGTCAAGGAGATGGATAAGGTAATTCCGAATTCACAAGTAATGCCTTTTGGTCGTTTAAAACTGTATGGTGGGTTCACTGACGGAGATAGGGCCGTAGTTTTAGCAAAGTACATGGGAGCTAGGAAAATAAGATTATATGCCATGGATTTTGAATCCGGAATTATTGGAAAATACTCTAAACCATACTATAAGAGAGACGTACCAGCTTCGATGATAAAAAGAAAAAAGTTAGAAATAGCCAGAATGATAATTGAACAAGTTTTAAATTATGATGAATAG